Within the Candidatus Dependentiae bacterium genome, the region TCGTAGAGTTGTATTCGAAGTAATTTGATGGCGCCATTTTACTTATACTTAATTAGTTATAAAGGAAATGGCGATACGTGTTAATGGTTAAGGTTCAGGAGATTTAATGTCTAAAAAGAAGTATCAACCCTTAACAATTCCACGGCTTAGTTGGAAGAGAGAAACGTTGAGTAACACTTTTGGTGAACTCGTCGCCCAACCGCTTGAGCCGGGATTTGGAATTACTTTAGGGAACGCTTTAAGGCGTATATTATTAGGGGGCGTAGAAGGTTCTGCGGTAACAGCGGTTATTATCCAAAATGTTAATAACGAATTTTCTGCACTTGAAGGTATTGTTGAAGATACTATGCAAGTGGTGTTAAATATTAAAGGTTTGGTAGTTCGTAATAGTACGGGTGAACCTGGTAAAATGACACTTAACGTTACTGGAGAAGCTGTTGCCAGTGCAGCAGATATCGTTACTGATGAGCATCTAGAAATAGTTAATAAAGATCATATTATAGCTCATGTTGCTCAAGGTGGTACGCTTACTCTTGAATTTACTGTTGAATCAGGGCGTGGCTATCAAGCGGCACAGTGGCCGGTAGGCAAAGCACTACAAGAAGATAATACTATCTATGTAGATGCAATGTTCTCACCAATAAGAAATATAACATTTGATGTAGAAAAAACTCGTGTTGGTCGTGATATCGATTATGATAAGCTTACTATAGCTGTTGAAACTGATGGATCAGAAACACCGGTTGATGTAATGCATTATGCAGTATCATTACTACGTACACAGCTTGAGCATTTCTTGTTAACGGTAGAAATTCCTTTCAATGAAATTTCTGCTGTACCTGAAGAAGAAAAGCGTGAGCAACAACCACAAGTAGAAGAGTCTCTGCTTAAAGGCATTCCAGTCGATCTTCTATTAAAGCCAATAGACGAACTAGAGCTTTCTGTAAGAGGCCATAATTGTTTGGTTAATGCGGGTATTAAAAGAGTGATTGATCTGGTAAATCTTACAGAAGATGAAGCTCTAAAAATTAAAAACTTTGGACGTAAATCCTTTAACGAAGTAGGCGAAAGCTTAAAGCCTTATGGCTTATCTTTTGGTATGAACATAAAAGAATCTGACGTTAAAAAAGCACTTGAAAATAAAGATAAGGAAGCAGATCATGAATCATCAAAATGGTAGAAAAAAACTAAATCTGCCTACAGCGCATAGAATCGCCATGCTGCGTAATCAAACTATTATGCTTATTGAACATGGTCATGTGGTAACAACTAAAGCACGTGCTAAAGAATTACGTCGCTTTGCTGAAAAGTTAGTAACACTTGCGCGTGAAGGTAACAACTTTAATGCGCGTCGTCGTGCTAAAGCTATATTGCCTTATAAAGAAGAAGCTCTTGTTAAGCTTTTTACTGATATCGCTCCTCGCTATATTCATCGTCCAGGTGGATACACACGCATTATACCTTTAGGTAAACGTATAAGCGATACAGCTACTATAGCAAAAATTGAATGGGTATTATAAGCAGTCCACTTGATCAAAATCAAGCACTTGTTGAACGTATCAAAGAGCAACTAACTACTATACGCCCTTTAGTAAACTTACATGAGGGTGATATAGAGTTTGTCTCTTTTATTGACGGCGTAGTCTCCTTACGACTACATGGCGCTTGCGTCGGCTGTCCTCTTTCTTTCTATACGCTTAAGCTTGGCATAGAACAGCAACTTCAAGAATCTATTCCTGAAGTACGCGAAGTCGTTGCTGTAGATTAGTAAAAATAGCTCCCAATCAGTTGTTTCTGTTGGGAGTTTTTTTATGCCTTCTCTTCTATTAATTCAAATTATAATTTTTCAACCGGTTGACAATGGCTGTGTATGCTGTACATTTGCTATTATAATTACAACTATTATAGTTAAATAAATATACGGGGACACTTCATGTATAAATCAACTAAAGCATATATTGCTCTAGCTTTATTTTCTTTAGCATTACCGCAAGCTCAGCTTAGTGGGATGCAATCTAATTCCAATAGCGCAGTATCACATAATGCTTTAAAGAAAAGATATGACTTTTTAGAGTCTGAAGCTCAAAAGAATTCTGATCAGGTAATGAGTCTAATAGTGACCAAACAATCTCTTAAACAAGCACAAGCTTTAGGTGCAAAAAGTGCAACTGATCAAAAACTGAATAAGATTAATGAAGAAATAGCACAACAGCTGAGTACCGGTAAGCGCATCTTAGAAAATTTAGATTATACTGCCGAAACCCTTAAAAAGACACCTGTTACAATAAATGATCAACTGCAAGAAAGAAGAGCTCAATGGATTGCCAGGCAACCCCTACAGAGCGATAGTTTTGAAGATCTTTTTAAAGCTTCCGATGCTCAACATTCTGCTGCAGTGAGTACAATAGGGCATGATTTAAGAGCGGTTGGTAATGATCTAAAAGCAATTCAAAGTAAAGTAATAGAGCAACAGCAACAAGCAAATACGCGAAGGCAAGAGCTCTTGCAGCAGTCTAGGCAGGATCTTGATAGCTTACACGCTCTTATTGCAACACCTGCACGTATACAACCTCAGTCTAGTGTGCTGAATGTTCAAGCAGCTGCACAACGAGCACTTCCGCAGATTAACTCTATTGATGTTGTTGAGCCATTAAGAAACGTGCTTAGTGAAGCACAACAGCAACTTCAAGCCGCTCCTAGTGAAATTCAACCGAATTTACCTCTAGTTAGAGCTGGTCGCTTATTAGCTGACGAAGCAGATGATGAAGATAACAACGGGCTATTAGCACTTCAAAAAATTCAGTATCTAGGAAATTATATAAAAGATACTGTTAATGAGCATCGCTATATAACTGCAGGAGTAGCAGTAGGTGTAGGTGCAGGAGCTTTATATGCCTTTAATAAGCCTGTACGAGAAAAATGTAATAAAACGGCACGACAAGCTAAAGACAAAGTAAAGGCTACTTGGCAGGAGCTACAAGAGACTAAAGTTACAGCAAAAGGTGCTGCTGGATTATTAAGCCTTGCAGCTATTATTGCTTTTACAAATGCTCATCGCGATGTAGTAGCTACTTCTACAGCAAGTGCTTATAACTATGTAACGAATAATAAAAAAGCTAGTTTAGCTACGTTAGCTACTGGAGCAGCGCTAGCTGGTTTACTTAGGTATGCTTTTTATAGAAAAGATCTAGTAGATGCTACGCGTGCTAAGCATAAGTTAATACAAACTACCATGGCTAAATTTATCGATTCTTTAACGTTACCTCAGTGGGCATACTCAGGCATAGATAAGGTAATTACAAGAGCTTACTATACTCCTGAAATTTTAAAAGCGAACACAGATTTGTGGAGTGCGCTTTCTGAAGATCAAAAAGCTTTAATTAATCAGTTAAATAATTAAATATACCTGTATATAAAACTATGAAAGTTTTACTATGACTCAAAAGAAAATGTTTTTTAGTATTGTTTTAAGTTTAGCGTTTCTTAGTAATAACTGTGCTCAAGCAGCAGATCTTACAACGAGCAAAGCAGCTTTTTATGTAAAGAAAATGTGTGCTAATCTTAAAGCAACTACGTATAGTGGTTTAAGTAAAACAAAAGCTTTATTGTATAGAGGTAAAACTAAAGTTGCTCAACCAGGTGATTACATAATTACTCGTGGTATGGCTGTTAAAACCGTGGTAGCTGCTGGTGCACTCTATGGTATAGCACGAGGTCTTCAAA harbors:
- a CDS encoding DNA-directed RNA polymerase subunit alpha gives rise to the protein MSKKKYQPLTIPRLSWKRETLSNTFGELVAQPLEPGFGITLGNALRRILLGGVEGSAVTAVIIQNVNNEFSALEGIVEDTMQVVLNIKGLVVRNSTGEPGKMTLNVTGEAVASAADIVTDEHLEIVNKDHIIAHVAQGGTLTLEFTVESGRGYQAAQWPVGKALQEDNTIYVDAMFSPIRNITFDVEKTRVGRDIDYDKLTIAVETDGSETPVDVMHYAVSLLRTQLEHFLLTVEIPFNEISAVPEEEKREQQPQVEESLLKGIPVDLLLKPIDELELSVRGHNCLVNAGIKRVIDLVNLTEDEALKIKNFGRKSFNEVGESLKPYGLSFGMNIKESDVKKALENKDKEADHESSKW
- the rplQ gene encoding 50S ribosomal protein L17; the encoded protein is MNHQNGRKKLNLPTAHRIAMLRNQTIMLIEHGHVVTTKARAKELRRFAEKLVTLAREGNNFNARRRAKAILPYKEEALVKLFTDIAPRYIHRPGGYTRIIPLGKRISDTATIAKIEWVL
- a CDS encoding NifU family protein, whose product is MGIISSPLDQNQALVERIKEQLTTIRPLVNLHEGDIEFVSFIDGVVSLRLHGACVGCPLSFYTLKLGIEQQLQESIPEVREVVAVD